Genomic window (Ranitomeya variabilis isolate aRanVar5 chromosome 8, aRanVar5.hap1, whole genome shotgun sequence):
TAATGAAGCCAGGAGGCAGAGCTTTCCTCTAAAAAGTAGTGATGAGTGCTCGCTCTGGTCACAGCTGATACCTACAGATGCCTGCTGTATACTACGGCCAGCATATACCACATGTGGATCCAGCGCGGATGTGGAGGGATGTTGAATTGCACTGCAGGTTTTCCCCTTAAGTTATTATGAGATTGATCTATCCTGTGAAAAATTACTGAGGAGGTACACTTTCACCTTTTCTAATGCATCATGCAGCTCTTGACAATTTACTCAGCATGTACACAAGACTTCTTAAAATCTCGAACACTGCTGTCCTGTATAATGCTTATTTTTGTTATAGGGGATTTGTCATGCTGAACATGGTATAActtatatattttcttcatttaaaTCCCTGATCTTTTAGTCCTCAGGTGTCCAGTGGGTGGTCATGCATAGCAATTGGCAGTCTTCCTTGAATCTGTGGAAAAGAACATGGAAATGGTGGTCAATGATTGCTAGGACCACCTACTGGACTTTTACACAATGAGAGAAAGGGGATTTATATAAATCAAATTCAATTTACTTAGAAAGGAGGATCCGAGTCATTTTACATAACAATATAAAggttttattaatacaaaaaaataatttgtcAAGGATACACATGTACACAAGGATTTGATCCAAGGTGAAGGGAAAGCAGTGGCCGGAGGCTATGGTCAAGATTACATAGTTATGAAGCAAATCACCAGTatgttgtataaaaaaaaaacaaactgctcctgaaGAAGCGACAtccacgcgaaacgcgcatcggggtatgTGGCTGCAGTCTTGGTAGGATCCCTCATTCAATGGGTAATTAACCTTATATTTTCCCTAATCCAatttatatatataccgcacaccaAAAAAACCTATGTCACTCCACAGTAGGAATTGCATAGCAGCATGTTGGTCTAGACTGTTTGCTTGCCATGTTTGGGTATAGAGTACTATATTAAAACAACTAGACATTGGAACCTCTGTGCTGTTATCTGCTAAGGAAATTTTTTGATACAACATATTGGTGATTCGCTTCATAACTATGTAATCCTGACCATAGCCTCCGGCCACTGCTTTTCCTTCACCTTGGATCAAAACCTTGTGTACCCACATCAGATTTtatagtgtaagggtatgtgcacacgttgcggatttcttgcagaaatttcctgaagaaaaccggaaattttctgcaagaaatccgcattttttttttttgcgtttttttagcattctgcaagcgtaattagcttgcagaatgctaaagttttccaagcgatctgtagcatcgcttggaaaactgactgacaggttggtcacacttatcaaacatagcgtttgacaagtgtgaccaactttttactatagatgcagcttatgcagcatctatagtaaaagatagaatgtttaaaaataataaaaaaaaattaaaaaaatgcttatactcacccagacatctcctcaccggcgtccgttcctcttcctatagctggtgtgtgcgcacaggaccttccgtgacgtcacggtcacgtgagcggtcacatgaccgctcacgaccaatcacaggacagtgacgtcatcggcagggtccttcaccgcacatcagctacaggaaccgaagcgacagcgtgcagtggaggcgggaagacatcgagggtgagtataggactattttttattttaattcttattttttgaccacttatatggtgcccagtgcgtggaggagagtctcctctcctccactctgggtaccaaccgcacataatctgcttacttcccgcatcgtgggcacagccccgtgcgggaagtaagcagatcaatggacccctaggtgtgcggaatcccctgcaattccgcattttaatgaacatgttgcttttttttccgcgatgtgattttttcgcggaaaaaaaggctacatttgcacaaaaaatgcggaatacacttaaaataataggcatatgtaagcgtttttttcgcgtttttatcacgtttttatagcgaaaaaacgcgaaaaaaacgcgaaaaatacttaacgtgtgcacatggccttaaactgtAACACAGAATGCAGATATGGAACACTCGCTTATCGCTTGTCAAAGGCAAGCAAGTAGTGAGTAGTACTGTCAGTCACTAAGTAGGACCCCCTACTGGACTCCTAGCCACAGAGGGATTTAGATGAATGAGAaagaagttatactgaatctttccaCCAATCTATAAATCAATCTGTTCTGCTCCTCCAGCTCTGTACCATTGTGCTGCCCACAGACAGGACTGCATGTGACAGGTCCTCCTTAAATGTACCCACAGTAGGCAGTGGTGACAGCGAAAGGTGACCGTGGTGTTGATTTCATGCTCTTCCAGGTGATTTTTCTTAGTAAGGGGAAGGATGCGATGATGTCCTTTATGATGCCGTTCTACCTTGTGAAGGGATGCTCCATAGAACAACCAGTGTTCTCTGCAAACTACATCAAAGGAAATGTCAGTTCTGAAGCAAATGGTAAGTTCAATACTGAATAAGGCGAATTGTATTTTCAATAGTTTCAAAACTGAGGCACAAAGTAAATGAACCAAGAAGCGGTATGAAGTTAGACTGGACAGCATTCATGTGCTGGGTGATAAATCTGCTGCATCTTTAGGAACATTTGTCTAAGTTTTCATTCTCTGCATATTGCACAAGAATATTAAATTGCCCCATAGTCTTTTAATGTCTAATTTTATGCAGAGATTTTCATTCACAAAACCATTACATTTTGGCACTTGGTACAGCTGCAAACCACCACATGTGTGCTCAATCAAAAAATCCTGCACCTTTCTTTGTCCAGGCGCTTACTTACCAAAGTCCAAGGAGCGGTAAGGAAATAATGCTCAGGGCACCCTTCCTCACTGCAACCATGGCATATAAATGCATTACATAGACCTCAATCCTTGAGGCAGATTTACACACTTTGTAACCCGTTTAGCATCTgtatggctaggttcacattgtgtcagGGCATTCCGTTAAACAGATGATCTACCGATGTGTCCCAAATTCTTTAATTTTGCGATTGCGCTAACGCATGGTTGCAATGCATCGGCATGCGTTAGCAACAGAGTTCAATGCACAGCGAACGCTTCCGTTCAGTGTGCGTTAGCCATAACGGACCCGAAAACGCGGTAGTCCGCGTTCAATGGTGTCGCAACGTAATGGACCATCGCTAATGCATGACGATTTTGACATGCATTAGGATGCGTTATGCTAATTGAAGTCTATGGGCACGTTAATGGATCCATTACAAAGCGTTAGTGCCGCTttgaaacggatccgttaaacggattgtcCTAAAGCGATGTGAACCTAACCTATCGGTGATATAGATCATTTTAGGCATGCACAGATCTGTGATCGCCCACACTTGTGCTCTAAATATACAGGAAACCCCGacataagcgctcagtgcagagcacaagataaatgtgagccaagccttattcCAGTttagaggtagaatgaacaaatagacagcagtacaagaatagttcttatttttatttttgtgcggTTTACCGTGTGTTGTAAGCGATAAGGCGGatctattcttcgggtcggtgcgattacagtgataccagatttatattgtgttttgtatgctttgctctttttacagaataaaaacaatattttacaaaaacgaATTTGTATTTGCACAATCATATTCCGAgagctataactgttttatttttttttaccacatgagTCCTATTAGGAACTGATTagttattcatctgtatggcttacgaCAGGtccctgatccctcactgacctgccccctatattacatactgaatataatatgtattggaaaataataaaccaaaaaaaTCATTGAGCCGGCAagtgcctgcgctgtagcatgattgcATCTATAATATGCATTCAGTTATTTTATTTAATGATAtacatttattctgaaaaaaaaaatatttctcataATGGcgccagcttttttttttccagaataaatgtatatcactaaataaaataattCAGTTTGTAAactagggatcagtgacctgtcagaagccatacagatgaatatctaatcagagcaccacatgaagacccccacatgccgcccccggagcacgggcatatcattaacacaaaactgaaaataaagattacacaacaaccacaagacgaatctcatgaaccaaagtatcattgtaatcagtataacggtgtcaatctgacagtgtctgtaggttactcagcacaatcctgcggaCAGGTTCATTTTAAATATTGCTGTTgagattgacagtggtatttaaagggaacctgtcagcaggattgtgcacagtaacctacagaccgtGTCAGATCGGCGCCATTATacggattacaatgatacctggtgatgaaatccgtcttgtggttgttgtttagtttttattttcagttttgagttaatgagattctcgtgctctggggcggctgggggggtcttcatggattttttgtgttttgttactTCACAACCTGAAATTTCACTACTAATATGTCTGCATCCAGTGGTGCTGTCATGAGACAGCACTGCCATGGCATACTGGAGAGTTCATACATTACTTAAATTGATGAATGACCTTACTAAACCTCATCCATCCAAGTGCTATACATGTATGCCCCCCAAACAATGCCCCCATCTCTGTCTGTGACAAGTTAATTATACTAATGCCACACTGTAATTGCTCTAAATGTTTCCTTCATTTCCAGGTGGTTGGGAAGGACAGGCGTCATTTAAGTTTACCTTTAACAGTGGTGGAGCTATTGAATTTGGGCAGCAAATGTTTAAGTTGGCAACCAatggtatgttttgtttttttttgttttgttttttttcttgttttaatcTTTGTTTTGATCAGACAGCAGTTTAATTCTTGATGTTATAGAACAAATTGAGGCTCTGTGGTATACACGTATACATTAGGAGGATTTTCTGACCGGCACTGGCATTGGTTTTTCCTATGTTTGCAGAAGGATTATGTATCAAATAGCATAACTGGGAAAATAAAAGGGTATACCCCTGTAAGGTGGTCTAAAAGACGATCATTTTGCCTTCCATTGGGTGAATGGGTAAGTTTGGCGCATGTGATGGGAGCTTTTTTAGCACTTAAGCTCACTGGATACTGCAGACACATAGTTAATTCTGCCTCACATTTAATAACCCAGATTATTTTTTACTGTGGATTGAGTCACTATGGCGCTGATTTATCAAGATCTGCAAACTGAATGTTTTAGTCTTCATTAATATTGGTTAACTCTTTTGTTTAGCTTCTAGACCACCACATGTTCCTAATCCTGGCTATGGGTACACTCCTGTTCCTGGAGTTTATGGTCCTGGAGGATACCCCCCTGCTCCTGGAGGATATGCTCCAGCCCCTCCTGCGGGACCCTACCCCTATGTGCCAGCTATGAATGGATATGGTCCAGCACCTCAGCCCATGGGTTATCCATACGCCGCACCAACAGGTATTAAAATGATAGAGAAGTTAATGAAGCTCTTCCAGTAACCTTTTTTATTCGTTAAATGTGTGTATTCGCATGTAATGAAGTGTGGGTGTACTATTATTATGGTCATCCACCGTTCTgtctccggtgtccagcgccgttcttctcagtgacatcaccaccaTGTAGACTGGCTGTGTTCTGCGTCACCCTGATGTCTGTTTTGCAATGAAAGCCTGTAgagctccatagactttcattgtaaaTGCGACTTCCTGCTCATGCGTAGCCCTTTGTGAGCCGGATAGTCAGAATTTCTGTGCTTCCTTAATATGTAAGCCATTGACACGTCATAGAGACAGCTTTGATTTTTGGGGGTCCAGTTACCGTTTCCATCACTGACCTTCATAATGAAGGAGCCGAGGTGTTCGGTCAACTGTCAAAATTATTTTAGATGCTGTTTATTTTCTGGGACATACTGATAGTTTTAAGCAAGTGACTATTCTTGATAAGGACGTGCTATAGTTTCTcgtaatatctaatatataattgcctagaatactacttcctgcaatttgtgccaacttccgtggctttgtccggagctaatgtccggagctaatgtccggagctaatgtccggagctaagtgacgtcaccagtgtcctacacccaggcagagcacagtggccccaggcagagcacaggggccccaggcagaacatggggccccaggcagagcacaggggccccaggcagcatatggggccccaggcagagaacagtggccccaggcagagcacacaccaaatcggaggccgaggggccccgcccaccaaatcggaggccgaggggccccgcccaccaaatcagaggccgaggagccccgcccaccaaatcggaggccgagcggccccgcccaccaaatcggaggccgagagtctccgcccaccaaatcggaggataaggggccccgcccaccaaatcggaggccgaggggccccaccaaccaaatcggaggccgaggagccccgcccaccaaaagtaagtgcggccccaaaagtaagtgcggccccaaaagtaagtgcggccccaaaagtaagtgcggccccaaaagtaagtgcggccccaaaagtaagtgcggccccaaaagtaagtgcggccccaaaagtaagtgcggccccaaaagtaagtgcggccccaaaagtaagtgcggccccaaaagtaagtgcggccccaaaagtaagtgcggccccaaaagtaagtgcggccccaaaagtaagtgcggccccaaaagtaagtgcggccccgggtgcaaaagtaagcgcgcccccgggtgcaaaagtaagcgcgcccccgggtgcaaaagtaaggctacgttcacatttgcgttgtgcgccgcagcatcggcgccgcagcgcacaacgcaaacaaaaacgcggcaaaacgctgcgttttgcgccgcatgcgtcctttttggccgaaagttggacgcaaaaaaaatgcaacttgatgcgtttcttgcgtccaacgcttgcggccatacgGCGcacaacgcagcacaacgcatgtccatgcgcccccatgttaaatataggggcgcatgacgcatgcggcgccgctgcggcgcccgacgctgcggcgaggaccgcaaatgtgaacgtagcctaagcgcgcccccggccccgggtgcaaaagtaagcgcgccccccagtcccgtgtgtgaaaagtgctgctgtaaagctggtagcgctgttcaagcaccatgtatttccttcaggaaatgcccatctaatatataattgcctagaatactacttcctgcaatttgtgccaacttccgtggctttgtccggagctaatgtccggagctaatgtccggagataagtgacgtcaccagtgtcctacacccaggcagagcacaggggccccaggcagcatatggggccccaggcagagcacagtggccccaggcagagcacaggggccccaggcagcatatggggccccaggcagagcacaggggccccaggcagcatatggggccccaggcagagcacaggggccccaggcagcatatggggccccaggcagagcacagtggccccaggcagcatatggggccccaggcagagcacaggggccccaggcagagcacaggggccccaggcagcatatggggccccaggcagagcacaggggccccaggcagcatatggggccccaggcagagcacagtggccccaggcagagcacaggggccccaggcagcatatggggcaccgggcagagcacaggggccccaggcagcatatggggccccaggcagagcacaggggccccaggcagcatatggggccccaggcagagcacagtggccccaggcagcatatggggccccaggcagagcacagtggccccaggcagagcacaggggccccaggcagcatatggggccccaggcagagcacaggggccccaggcagcttatggggccccaggcagcttatggggccccaggcagaacacaggggccccaggcagagcacaggggccccaggcagagcacaggggccccaggcagagcacaggggccccaggcagagcacaggggccccaggcagagcacaggggccccaggcagagcacaggggccccaggcagagcacaggggccccaggcagagcacaggggccccaggcagagcatatggggccccaggcagagcgcagtggccccaggcagcatatggggccccaggcagagcacagtggtcccaggcagagcacaggggccccaggcagcctatggggccccaggcagagcacaggggccccaggcagaacatggggccccaggcagcatatggggccccaggcagagcacagtggccccaggcagagcacaggggccccaggcagagcacaggggccccaggcagcatatggggccccaggcagagcacaggggccccaggcagaacatggggccccaggcagagcacaggggccccaggcagcatatggggccccaggcagagcacaggggccccaggcagcatatggggtcccaggcagagcacagcgatattttggaccactgtgcggtgtttcagaccccctgtgtgatgtctggggccctgttcttaagtatattaaagattaaagtaacgtatattaaagtatattatagatcaaatttgacacgtttatgagcaccattgagtgatatactcaagaatgacataatttttcaacattttatggtttcaaactgtaaacactcagagttttgtttacttcaaccagaaaaccttaacggttcataaaaaacttgactgttcaggatatgataaaagtcatagtattctgaatctttaacttataaagatacctttacatggggtgattattggttccagagaggctttcggccgataatcgtacacatggctggtgacaggacaatacaatataaacgttcaaaggtaaacactgataacattaaaatctaatatataattgcctagaatactacttccggcaatttgtgccaacttccgtggctttgtccggagataatgtccggagataagtgacgtcaccagcgtcctacacccgctcagggtggacaaagatatatgccttcgtggtgcgcggcacttttctgattggttgccgcctgccgcgagcgaccaatcagaaatgtgccgtactgtcaagaattgtcaagagctggtgagtgcagccattttttgttctttcttactattatttattaattgtattattcttacatttgaataaagtaagtatatatggattctagactcccgattctttagaatcgggctgccatctagttgtaTTAATAAAGGACTTATGCCTTTTGAGAAATATTTATGTGGAATTCTGCACCATTATTTAGTCGTCTGTGGCACCTTAAAAGCTTAGGCAAAAAAATAGTTATAAATGATCTCCACTAGGATATTTTGGACTTCGTTTAATACGTGGCCAAGCATTATTCTTGTATTGATGCGTTATTGCAGTCACGAGATGTATGGGCAGACCTGCCATGATTATTGGTATAGCATGAAAGCTGGCCATCACGAGCTGTGATTGGAGGATCCCAGGTAGGACTTGTCAGGGTAAAGAGACGCCCTGCTGAGCATCTGAGTAAAACAGCAAAATTGTGAAAATACCATGTCAGAATAAAGAATGTATGATGTATACCACCATAGGAGCAGTCGGGAACCTATTACCAGGGGGCTGTGAAGTCGGTAAtacaaacctccaactcctcaatctccatgactccgactccctcataccagggctgtggagtctgtaagccaaacctccaactccgactcctcaatttccatgacaccgactctgactccaccaaaatgggctcagactcctattccatgactccgactccacagccctgccttttACATATGTACCTTGTAAACTCAATACCCGAACGCCATGGTCAATGTTAACCGTGACTCCAATATCTCCTCTCCATCTGGTCCTCAGCTAGCTACACCTGTACGGTTCCTTTACACTTTGTTTTGGCTCAGATTCTGGCTGATTGCTTTGTGGAGCCTTATTTACATAGGCCTGGATAAAATTTAACACCTTCACTATTAACTATATAACTATTTTGAAAAGGATGTAAAATGAAGGTGCCTGGATGTGTTGTATTTGATTCTTTCTGTTTCGAGtcacctacaggtccttctcaaaaaattagcatatagtgttaaatttcattatttaccataatgtaatgattacaattaaactttcatatattatagattcattatccaccaactgaaatttttcaggtcttttattgttttaatactgatgattttggcctacaactcctgataacccaaaaaacctgtctcaataaattagcatatttcacccgtccaatcaaataaaagtgttttttaataacaaacaaaaaaaccatcaaataataatgttcagttatgcactcaatactttgtcgggaatcctttggcagaaatgactgcttcaatgcggcgtggcatggaggcaatcagcctgtgacactgctgagatgttatggaggcccaggatgcttcaatagcggccttaagctcatccagagtgttgggtcttgcgtctctcaactttctcttcacaatatcccacagattctctatggagttcaggtcaggagagttggcaggccaattgagcacagtaataccatggtcagtaaaccatttaccagtggttttggcactgtgagcaggtgccaggtcgtgctgaaaaatgaaatcttcatctccataaagcatttcagccgatggaagcatgaagtgctccaaaatctcctgatagctagctgcattgaccctgcccttgatgaaacacagtggaccaacaccagcagctgacatggcaccccacaccatcactgactgtgggtacttgacactggacttcaggcattttggcatttccttctccccagtcttcctccagactctggcaccttgatttccgaatgacatgcaaaatttgctttcatcagaaaaaagtacttgggaccacttagcaacagtccagtgctgcttctctgtagaaaaaaagtggctttacctgggaaatgcggcacctgtagcccatttcctgcacacgcctgtgcacggtggctctggatgtttccacaccagactcagtccactgcttcctcaggttccccaaggtctggaatcggtccttctccacaatcttcctcagggtccggtcacctcttctcgttgtacagcgttttctgccacattgtttccttccaacagacttaccattgaggtgccttgatacagcactctgggaacagcctatttgttgagaaatttctttctgggtcttaccctcttgctcttgagggtgtcaatgatggccttcttgacatctgtcaggtcgctagtcttacccatgatgggggttttgagtaatgaaccaggcagggagtttttaaaagcctcaggtatcttttgcatgtgtttagagttaattagttgattcagaagattagggtaataggtcgtttagagaaccttttcttgatatgctaatttattgagacaggttttttgggttatcaggagttgtatgccaaaatcatcagtattaaaacaataaaagacctgacaaatttcagttggtggataatgaatctatagtatatgaaagtttaattgtaatcattacattatggtaaataatgaaatttaacactatatgctaattttttgagaaggacctgtatatatttggGGTTGGAAAAAATCAGTAAATCGCAACATCCTAGTGAGATGCTTATCTTTAGTGATTTGGGTAAGCGATGGTCTTTAtagctgtaggtcactggatgtcAGACTTGCTTGTTAGGGCACATTTTCATGTGCCGATCGGGGCTTTTATACTACCTATAATCAGTGCTAGTCGGTCTGCGGTTGTATAATGGCTTGCTTAGACAGTCCGAGAAACCTTCTGTGCACAGGATGGTCGTTAGCACAGTCGCAGAGATCATCTCTCCATCAGCAGCACACTGCCAAGTTTACATCGGTAATGTGCTTCTGAGAGCAATAATTGCTTAAAAATTATCGTTTTCGACAAATGAGCCTTCTGCTTGTTTGTTACATTATGGCCGGCCTATTTAGATGAGAAGAGATTTGGAAACAAGCTGTCACAGGAACACTTGTTCCTGGTTATCAGGACGTCTAAACGAGCCGTTAGTTATTCTCCTGTATCAAGAAGATAACTAACTGC
Coding sequences:
- the WBP2NL gene encoding postacrosomal sheath WW domain-binding protein, which produces MALNKNHSQNGGVIVNNGESVLKMCKDVELSFSDMALKTEAFKGTKKGLLYLTPYRVIFLSKGKDAMMSFMMPFYLVKGCSIEQPVFSANYIKGNVSSEANGGWEGQASFKFTFNSGGAIEFGQQMFKLATNASRPPHVPNPGYGYTPVPGVYGPGGYPPAPGGYAPAPPAGPYPYVPAMNGYGPAPQPMGYPYAAPTGPGMFPPEINPMYMAPPPPYPGPPYSGAPAPTVPSAWAEPGMPGGGKAAEAASSAYYNPADPHNVYMPMDRPPPYAPTDDKKTN